In Oscillospiraceae bacterium, the DNA window ACGTTGCAAACGTATACCAGCTTGAATATTCAACACTTAACTCCTACAACGCACAGAAAAACCTTGATATGAAATGGATTATTCCTTTCAAGGCTGACACTAAGAAATACTACTCCTCCGGCTTCGGAAGCGATATTATCTCCTTCCCTGTAACCGGTAAGAACACAGAAAAAGCTTTCCAATATATGAATTGGTACTACAACAATCAGGAAAACTCTGACCTCGTACTTTACGGCCTTGAGGGCGTAACCTACGAAAGAAGTCAGGACCCTGAAACAGGTAAAGAAAAGCTTTCTGTTCCCGCTGATAAACTTAGCGATACAGTAAAAACCTTTAATGACCTTAAGGGCTTCCACGGTGCTAACGTATTTACAAGGCTTCAGCTTTTATACACTTATAACTCAAGACCTGCTGAGTCTGCAAAGGCATACGACAGCTGTAACACCGACGAAATTCTTAACAACTGTCATCTTGACGTAACAAGATATTTCCAGACTACTCTTCCCGTTGATATCGCAACTAAATCTGCCGATTCAAGAAACGTTCTTTACTCAAGAACTCTTGATATGATTACAGGTAAGGTTGCTTCCACCGATGCTGAGTGGGATAAGCTAAGAAAAGAATGGGAAAATCTCGGCGGTAAACAAGTTTACGAGCACTACACAAAGCTTTACAACGAAAACAAAGCTACTTTAAGCTTTCTTAGCAAATAATTAAACTTTATGCAGGAGTGTTTTGCAGCAGCATTTTAAATTTCAAATATGCTTTTGCACTAAACACTCCTGCTTTTTAATCTTAAAGGGGAATTTATATGGAATTTACAGTAGAGCTTCCCAATCCTAAAAGCAATAAATCCATATGTGCTTCATTTTTTGGCGTATGTCCCGAAAAGGACAGTAATGATAAAGAGCTTATACAAGCTATTGAATACTGCAAGCAAAATGATATTTCTACGCTTTATTTTGAAAAAGGTATATATCACTTTAAAAATAAAAGCTTTATAACATTTGCGGAAATGTCCGACTTTACCTTTGACGGACAAAATTCCGAATTTATCTTCCACGAGCCCGAAATGTTCTTAATAGAAAACTCTCAAAGAGTTTTATTTAAAAACTGTATTATGGACATTGACTGGGATACTATGCGCTATGCAACAGTAGTAAGAATAATAGAAAACGATACTCAAAGCTCTGTAATGACAGTTGAGTTTTTAAACAATGACAGCGAGGATACCGATTTTATAGTAAACTCCTTCAATCAATTTGACCCTAAATATATGACTCCCGGTGCGCCTGACGGAAAGGAAATCTGGGTATATCCCGATTCTCTTCCCAAAAGAATATATAAAGGCAACCACATTTTTGAGCTTCATTATACTCAGGAGGATATGAAGCCAATTAAAAAAGACGAAATTTATCTTCTCCGCAATATGACTCTCAGAAGCGGATGTGTTATACATATAAACAACTGTACCCATATCACCGTTAAGGACAACACCATTTACGGCAGCAGAGGAATGACCCATATGGTAAGCGGTCAGAGCCACCATATCCGTTTTGACGGTGAAAAGATATGTGTACGTCCCAACTCCAACCGTTATATTTCAACTGACGGCGACGGTATACATATAATTCAGTCCAACGGCTATATAATTATTGAAAACTGTGATTTTTCAGCTATGGGCGACGATGATGTAAACATTCACGATTGCCATTTCTTTGTAGATAAAAAGCTTGACGAAAAAAGCATACTTTTTAAAAACGAGGCTTACGGACAAAAGGGCGATATAATTAAAATTCACAGGTGCGATTTTTCTCCCCTTTCAGAAAAATTAACAATAGATAAAATAGAGCCCTTGGAAAACCACCGCACCATAGTATATTTCAATGAAAAAATACCCGAAGAAATTAAAGAAGGCTATATGCTTGTAAACAAA includes these proteins:
- a CDS encoding right-handed parallel beta-helix repeat-containing protein produces the protein MEFTVELPNPKSNKSICASFFGVCPEKDSNDKELIQAIEYCKQNDISTLYFEKGIYHFKNKSFITFAEMSDFTFDGQNSEFIFHEPEMFLIENSQRVLFKNCIMDIDWDTMRYATVVRIIENDTQSSVMTVEFLNNDSEDTDFIVNSFNQFDPKYMTPGAPDGKEIWVYPDSLPKRIYKGNHIFELHYTQEDMKPIKKDEIYLLRNMTLRSGCVIHINNCTHITVKDNTIYGSRGMTHMVSGQSHHIRFDGEKICVRPNSNRYISTDGDGIHIIQSNGYIIIENCDFSAMGDDDVNIHDCHFFVDKKLDEKSILFKNEAYGQKGDIIKIHRCDFSPLSEKLTIDKIEPLENHRTIVYFNEKIPEEIKEGYMLVNKSFGSNYYIIRNNYFHENRARGLLLQCSNGLVENNRFYRTEGAAIFIMLEALVGLWYEGSGVDGLVIRNNTFTDVNCGDWTSCLDMISNIPDKTSDYAPFRNIEIYNNTFKNCSDPVMILEHGSNITVKDNFIDSGVTEKTFKISKCENINVN